In a genomic window of Akkermansia massiliensis:
- a CDS encoding polysaccharide deacetylase family protein has product MIAAGVACAELPPDLPPATPLPLAPGPVIGGTIKGNPAAGVVPVRELIEANRRNENIPMAEPIPGETVSSIPQAEPIPNAEPIPGETNLHAPVQPAGPVPVIPPTAFSPVPVPQHETRVAILGYHDFSRTLPATEMRMNTDVFRAQMQALKASGVPVISMKEFLEWKLGSRQLPAKCVMITIDDGWKSVYTDAYPILKETGFPFTVFPYTKFITGRGSAMSHDQIQEMLDNGATLGSHSVSHLYPRSWRAAQRKGTQAVLDLATAEISNSRKILQEKFPGSAVEAYCYPGGFVLPDMITKAEEAGFQAAFTVIPKKVTKDTDRWRVHRYMVFGKDPKTFTRALNFNVPTAPETPSATPGNNSSSGNSLNSYPAPAQPVYPAANTVVKNQNPDISISLAREPAFDPKQVEMRVSGFGLVNAQYDPKEKILKWTPSRPLRLSPVTVQVRWKNLAANLWQTATWQFGIAEQEMHFIPQNVVK; this is encoded by the coding sequence TTGATTGCAGCCGGTGTCGCGTGCGCGGAGCTTCCGCCCGACCTGCCGCCCGCCACTCCCCTTCCCCTCGCGCCCGGACCGGTCATCGGCGGCACTATCAAGGGGAACCCTGCCGCCGGCGTTGTCCCCGTCAGGGAACTGATTGAAGCCAACCGCAGGAATGAAAACATTCCCATGGCGGAACCCATTCCCGGAGAAACGGTTTCCTCCATCCCCCAGGCGGAGCCCATCCCGAATGCGGAGCCTATTCCCGGGGAAACGAACCTGCATGCCCCGGTGCAGCCCGCAGGCCCGGTCCCGGTCATTCCTCCCACGGCCTTTTCCCCCGTTCCGGTTCCCCAGCATGAAACCCGCGTTGCCATCCTGGGCTATCATGATTTCAGCCGTACCCTTCCCGCCACGGAAATGCGCATGAATACGGACGTGTTCCGCGCCCAGATGCAGGCCCTGAAGGCCAGCGGCGTGCCCGTCATTTCCATGAAGGAATTCCTGGAATGGAAACTGGGAAGCAGGCAGCTCCCCGCCAAATGCGTGATGATCACCATTGACGACGGCTGGAAGAGCGTTTACACGGATGCCTACCCCATCCTGAAGGAAACGGGATTCCCGTTCACCGTTTTCCCCTATACCAAATTCATCACGGGCCGCGGCTCCGCCATGAGCCATGACCAAATCCAGGAAATGCTGGATAACGGCGCCACGCTGGGCAGCCACTCCGTCAGCCACCTGTACCCCAGATCATGGCGCGCCGCCCAGCGGAAGGGAACCCAGGCGGTTCTGGACCTGGCTACGGCGGAAATAAGCAATTCCCGGAAAATCCTTCAGGAAAAATTCCCCGGTTCCGCCGTGGAAGCCTACTGCTACCCGGGCGGATTCGTCCTGCCGGACATGATCACCAAGGCGGAGGAAGCCGGATTCCAGGCGGCCTTCACGGTGATTCCCAAGAAAGTAACCAAGGACACGGACCGCTGGCGGGTTCACCGCTACATGGTTTTTGGCAAGGATCCCAAGACATTCACCAGAGCCCTGAATTTCAACGTGCCCACGGCTCCGGAAACGCCGTCGGCCACTCCCGGCAACAATAGCAGCAGCGGGAACAGCCTGAATTCCTATCCGGCCCCGGCCCAGCCTGTCTACCCGGCGGCCAATACCGTGGTGAAAAACCAGAACCCGGACATCTCCATTTCCCTGGCCCGTGAACCAGCCTTCGATCCCAAACAGGTGGAAATGCGCGTTTCCGGCTTCGGCCTGGTGAATGCCCAGTATGACCCCAAGGAAAAAATCCTGAAATGGACGCCTTCCCGCCCCCTGCGCCTCAGCCCCGTAACCGTCCAGGTGCGCTGGAAAAACCTTGCCGCCAACCTGTGGCAGACAGCCACCTGGCAATTCGGCATCGCGGAGCAGGAAATGCACTTCATTCCCCAGAATGTAGTCAAATAA
- a CDS encoding putative Na+/H+ antiporter: MSCICHFFKVLARRAGLLTTVAAAAFFLGAPAGEASARAAEPAYPATEVGGESQYSHFPIPLNQYKPAPPDASLSQVLTERNKQSGGFNLAVTLVFLGAIIHTFLAGRFERYSHKLALRYKEKLKETNFRVMHPEERLPVSFASAIFHFLGEVEAVFGIWIIPFMFVCWKYYSFEDFSAYLNYDCSFTEPMFVMIIMIIASSRPIFKLAESVVNYGAKLGKSSPGAWWISVMTLAPLLGSLITEPAAMTIGALILSKKFYDLKPKKTLMYATLGLLFVNISIGGTLTHFAAPPVVMVAEKWDWGLAHMIQHFGWKAVSAIIISNLAYFFLFRKEFARLAAQQREFNEFDDAVPQSWEDRNDKIPAWVTLAHVCFLTWTVLFAHEPVMFIGSFLFFIGFTVATPQYQNQMSLRVPMMVGFFLAGLVILGGVQAWWLEPVLTRLGDYAMIGATLLTAFNDNAAVTFLASTVPNLPEAVKYSVVAGAVTGGGLTVIANAPNPAGQAILGKYFKGINPLWLFAWAAFPTAIVFIFFTCFGH, from the coding sequence ATGAGCTGTATTTGTCATTTCTTCAAAGTTCTGGCGCGCCGTGCGGGTCTGCTCACTACCGTGGCTGCCGCCGCCTTTTTCCTGGGGGCTCCTGCCGGTGAAGCTTCAGCTCGCGCGGCGGAACCTGCCTATCCCGCTACGGAAGTGGGGGGGGAATCACAGTACAGCCATTTTCCCATTCCCCTGAACCAGTACAAGCCCGCGCCGCCGGATGCCAGCCTGTCCCAGGTGCTCACGGAGCGCAACAAGCAGTCCGGCGGGTTCAACCTGGCCGTGACGCTCGTGTTCCTGGGGGCTATTATCCATACGTTCCTGGCCGGGCGGTTTGAACGCTATTCCCACAAGCTGGCCCTGCGCTACAAGGAAAAGCTCAAGGAAACCAACTTCCGCGTGATGCACCCGGAGGAGCGTCTTCCGGTCTCCTTCGCGTCCGCCATCTTCCATTTCCTGGGGGAAGTGGAAGCCGTGTTCGGCATCTGGATCATCCCCTTCATGTTCGTGTGCTGGAAGTATTATTCCTTTGAGGACTTCTCGGCCTACTTGAATTACGACTGCTCCTTCACGGAGCCCATGTTCGTGATGATTATCATGATCATCGCCTCTTCCCGCCCCATCTTCAAGCTGGCGGAATCCGTAGTCAACTACGGCGCCAAACTTGGAAAATCTTCGCCCGGGGCCTGGTGGATTTCCGTGATGACCCTTGCCCCCCTGCTCGGCTCCCTGATTACGGAACCTGCCGCCATGACGATCGGCGCCCTGATCCTGAGCAAGAAGTTTTACGACCTCAAGCCGAAGAAGACCCTGATGTATGCAACGCTGGGGCTGCTTTTTGTGAATATTTCCATCGGGGGCACCCTGACGCATTTTGCCGCCCCCCCCGTGGTGATGGTGGCGGAAAAGTGGGACTGGGGTCTTGCGCACATGATCCAGCACTTCGGCTGGAAGGCCGTTTCAGCCATCATCATTTCCAACCTGGCCTACTTTTTCCTCTTCCGCAAGGAATTCGCCCGCCTGGCCGCCCAGCAACGCGAGTTCAACGAGTTTGACGACGCCGTTCCCCAGTCCTGGGAAGACCGCAATGACAAGATACCGGCGTGGGTGACGCTGGCGCACGTCTGCTTTCTGACCTGGACGGTTCTCTTCGCCCATGAGCCGGTCATGTTCATCGGCAGCTTCCTCTTCTTCATTGGCTTTACGGTGGCTACCCCGCAGTACCAGAACCAGATGTCCCTGCGCGTTCCCATGATGGTGGGCTTCTTCCTGGCGGGCCTGGTCATTCTGGGCGGCGTCCAGGCCTGGTGGCTGGAACCGGTGCTGACGCGGCTGGGGGACTACGCCATGATCGGGGCCACGCTGCTGACAGCGTTCAACGACAATGCCGCCGTCACCTTCCTGGCGTCCACGGTTCCCAACCTGCCGGAAGCCGTCAAGTATTCCGTGGTGGCCGGCGCCGTGACGGGCGGCGGCCTGACGGTAATCGCCAACGCCCCCAACCCGGCGGGGCAGGCCATTCTGGGCAAGTACTTCAAGGGCATCAATCCCCTGTGGCTGTTTGCCTGGGCGGCTTTTCCCACCGCCATCGTGTTCATCTTCTTCACCTGCTTCGGCCATTAA
- a CDS encoding riboflavin synthase: protein MFTGLVETTGTVEGFTPINGGARLTLIIPFGHELSLGDSVAVNGCCLTVDALDGERVSFDLLSQTLRVTSLGNLQPGGLVNLERAMSAMDRFGGHFVMGHVDNTGTITALEPVGQDHRLEVRIPDELARYCIDKGSITIDGISLTIANLNGSLLEFWITPHTFGRTNLQRAVPGQPVNLEVDMLAKYVEKLFASRGNTRISF from the coding sequence ATGTTTACCGGACTCGTTGAAACAACAGGAACCGTGGAAGGGTTTACGCCCATCAACGGCGGAGCCAGACTGACGCTGATTATTCCATTCGGCCATGAACTTTCCCTGGGGGATTCCGTCGCCGTCAACGGTTGCTGCCTGACGGTGGACGCCCTGGACGGTGAGCGCGTCTCCTTTGACCTGCTTTCCCAGACCCTCCGCGTCACCAGCCTGGGAAACCTCCAGCCGGGGGGGCTGGTGAACCTGGAACGCGCCATGTCCGCCATGGACCGCTTCGGCGGCCACTTCGTGATGGGGCATGTGGACAATACCGGAACTATTACGGCCCTGGAGCCCGTGGGGCAGGACCACCGCCTGGAAGTGCGCATTCCGGATGAACTGGCCCGCTACTGCATTGACAAGGGCTCCATCACCATTGACGGCATTTCCCTGACGATTGCGAATTTGAACGGCTCCCTGCTTGAATTCTGGATCACGCCCCATACCTTCGGACGCACGAACCTGCAACGCGCCGTTCCCGGCCAGCCGGTGAACCTGGAAGTGGACATGCTGGCCAAGTATGTGGAAAAACTGTTCGCCTCCCGGGGAAATACAAGAATATCGTTCTAG
- a CDS encoding 50S ribosomal protein L11 methyltransferase: MTWSWNKLSPAKWEDAWSERIAGNPNASITIIKGGKTIRITVYCDREEDALTLKQYFGGTVREIKTRDWVAAQNREERAPLRIRNSLVITEQSSAEKLAALQQQFPGRRILSVPAEMAFGTGDHATTSTCLRFIADFAQSRKETAWTMTDIGCGTAVLAIAALKLGAEHATAFDFDPMAVEVARHNMERNAVTAEQLDLFVGDVFEWTPAARQKGNLVVANLFSTILQKAFPHIIAAMKKDAVLVISGILASQWEETKAAAEHHGLSFDRVIKRGKWVTAKGSL, encoded by the coding sequence ATGACCTGGAGCTGGAACAAACTGTCCCCCGCCAAATGGGAAGACGCGTGGAGTGAGCGCATTGCCGGAAATCCCAATGCCTCCATCACCATCATCAAGGGAGGCAAGACCATCAGGATTACCGTTTACTGTGACCGGGAAGAAGACGCCCTGACCCTGAAGCAGTATTTTGGCGGCACTGTCCGGGAAATCAAGACACGTGACTGGGTGGCGGCCCAGAACCGGGAGGAACGCGCCCCGCTCAGGATAAGGAATTCCCTGGTCATCACGGAACAGAGCTCCGCAGAAAAGCTTGCCGCCCTGCAACAACAATTCCCCGGACGCCGGATCCTGAGCGTTCCGGCGGAAATGGCCTTCGGCACCGGAGACCATGCCACCACGTCCACCTGCCTGCGCTTCATTGCCGACTTCGCCCAATCACGCAAAGAAACAGCCTGGACCATGACGGACATCGGCTGCGGAACCGCCGTACTGGCGATTGCGGCGCTGAAGCTGGGGGCGGAACACGCCACGGCCTTCGACTTTGACCCCATGGCGGTTGAAGTGGCCCGTCACAACATGGAACGCAATGCCGTCACGGCGGAACAGCTGGATTTATTTGTAGGGGACGTCTTTGAATGGACGCCCGCAGCCCGGCAGAAGGGCAACCTGGTCGTCGCCAACCTGTTTTCCACCATTCTGCAAAAGGCTTTTCCCCATATCATCGCGGCGATGAAGAAGGATGCCGTGCTGGTCATTTCCGGGATTCTGGCCTCCCAGTGGGAAGAAACGAAGGCGGCAGCGGAACATCACGGCCTTTCCTTTGATCGGGTCATCAAACGCGGCAAATGGGTCACGGCTAAAGGTTCCCTTTAA
- a CDS encoding 4-alpha-glucanotransferase, which translates to MDEKRLAGVVLPLFSLRRNNDHGIGDLTALRQWIDWAADAHVGFLQLLPVNALGRDECPSPYSAISSIALEPLYLSLEPWTIPGLEERVFNETGDTLPWEQPSGPNLVDYPKVRFWKMWILRDAWNNFKTKPEYEGIMPKFREWVREQGSWLEDFACFQVLCDLFGTEIWWHWPEQDPARAKAIAADYEEEKDFTRWLQWLCEKQWEFIRIYADERNVKLMGDIPIGVSLSSADVFFERYLFDTDWCGGAPAEGNYAEDPFTGKWGQNWGIPLYKWDVMAQDNFAWWRRRVKYCTKIFSMYRIDHILGFYRIYSFPWKPTENEVFLPLTLEQAAQRTGGRLPGFKPRGDDNAVDRNLNLTDGDLYLRLLLSAAPGVSVVGEDLGCVPDYVRPNMRQLNIPGFKIPHWEIRTDGTITPGKEYHECSFAAFGTHDFETIMQTWNDSYAKIERAQKLGLWDGTSPKTPSGPEQESIVHQAEDGARLLKWFADFAGMQPETWLSCWNLEIKTAMYNALFRSNSRYAAILWPALFDVNKRLNIPGTTGGANWRERMPFKAVEAYDMPQTAWLRAVIGGSDRTPLQGEDAIRALKESSRRLFPKVTVNNERFLKRMLMWPNGKSL; encoded by the coding sequence ATGGATGAAAAGAGATTAGCCGGCGTAGTTCTGCCATTGTTCTCCCTGCGCCGCAACAACGACCACGGCATCGGGGACCTGACGGCCCTGCGCCAGTGGATTGACTGGGCGGCGGACGCCCACGTGGGATTTCTCCAGCTCCTGCCCGTCAATGCCCTGGGGCGGGACGAATGCCCTTCCCCCTATTCCGCCATCAGCTCCATCGCTCTGGAGCCCCTGTACCTTTCCCTGGAACCCTGGACCATTCCCGGCCTGGAAGAACGCGTCTTCAATGAAACCGGGGATACGCTGCCGTGGGAACAGCCCTCCGGCCCCAACCTGGTGGACTACCCCAAGGTCAGGTTCTGGAAAATGTGGATTCTGCGGGATGCATGGAACAATTTTAAGACCAAGCCGGAATATGAAGGCATCATGCCCAAGTTCCGGGAATGGGTGAGGGAACAGGGAAGCTGGCTGGAAGACTTTGCCTGCTTCCAGGTCCTCTGTGACCTGTTCGGCACGGAAATCTGGTGGCACTGGCCGGAACAGGACCCCGCACGGGCCAAGGCCATCGCCGCCGATTACGAGGAGGAAAAGGACTTCACCCGCTGGCTTCAATGGCTCTGTGAAAAGCAGTGGGAATTCATCCGGATTTACGCGGACGAACGCAACGTGAAACTGATGGGGGACATCCCCATCGGCGTTTCCCTGAGCAGCGCGGACGTCTTCTTTGAACGCTACCTGTTTGATACGGACTGGTGCGGCGGTGCCCCGGCGGAAGGCAATTACGCGGAGGACCCGTTCACGGGAAAATGGGGGCAGAACTGGGGCATTCCCCTGTACAAATGGGACGTCATGGCCCAGGACAACTTTGCCTGGTGGAGACGCCGGGTGAAATACTGCACCAAGATTTTCAGCATGTACAGGATTGACCACATCCTGGGTTTTTACCGCATTTACTCCTTCCCGTGGAAACCCACGGAAAACGAGGTTTTCCTGCCTCTTACCCTTGAGCAGGCGGCCCAGAGGACGGGCGGCAGGCTTCCCGGCTTCAAGCCCCGCGGGGATGACAACGCCGTGGACCGCAACCTGAACCTGACGGACGGAGACCTGTACCTGCGCCTCCTGCTCTCCGCCGCCCCCGGGGTCAGCGTGGTGGGGGAAGACCTGGGCTGCGTGCCGGATTACGTGCGCCCGAACATGCGCCAGCTTAACATTCCCGGCTTCAAGATACCCCACTGGGAAATCAGGACGGACGGCACCATCACCCCCGGAAAGGAATACCATGAATGCTCCTTTGCGGCGTTCGGCACGCATGACTTTGAAACCATCATGCAGACCTGGAATGACAGCTACGCCAAGATTGAGCGTGCGCAGAAACTGGGCCTGTGGGACGGCACCTCTCCCAAAACGCCGTCCGGCCCGGAGCAGGAAAGCATTGTGCACCAGGCGGAAGACGGAGCGCGCCTGCTGAAATGGTTTGCGGACTTCGCCGGCATGCAGCCGGAAACATGGCTCTCCTGCTGGAACCTGGAAATCAAGACGGCCATGTACAATGCCCTGTTCCGTTCCAACTCCCGTTACGCGGCCATCCTCTGGCCCGCCCTCTTTGACGTCAACAAGCGCCTGAACATTCCCGGCACCACGGGAGGCGCCAACTGGCGTGAACGCATGCCCTTCAAAGCCGTGGAAGCTTATGACATGCCCCAGACCGCATGGCTGCGCGCCGTCATCGGCGGTTCGGACCGCACGCCGCTGCAGGGCGAAGACGCCATCAGGGCGCTCAAGGAATCCAGCAGGCGCCTCTTCCCGAAGGTCACCGTCAACAATGAACGCTTCCTGAAACGGATGCTGATGTGGCCCAACGGAAAATCCCTGTAA
- the rimO gene encoding 30S ribosomal protein S12 methylthiotransferase RimO, giving the protein MPLTVGLISLGCPKNLIDSEIMIGHMQKAGMTMTPEPELADVMVVNTCAFIDQAKQEAIDAILDVVRARESGAYPENQKLIVAGCLSQRFQKELPALLPEVDAFIGPDQVTKLPEIITKVMERTAPDKNFIEGKCKYVPDWDTPRYRLTPPHTAYIKIAEGCNHGCAYCIIPMIRGRHRSRSQQDVVREAEALIRSGVKEICLIAQDITYYGMDKWTDARPNRRSAVDSSRGESLASLIRALNAIEGEFWIRLLYTHPAHWSDELTAAIAESPKVARYVDIPLQHISGNMLSAMQRVTDGDYIRNLLRDIRKAVPGIAIRTTFITGFPGETEDDHQELMEFIEEFRFERAGIFTFSREEGTKAYKMPNQVHHRTKARRYNEATMLLTRLASETGQEQIGRKIRVLVDAPGVARTEWDAPDIDGTVSVPLTLPVGEFATVTVTDAVAYELTAE; this is encoded by the coding sequence ATGCCTCTCACCGTTGGACTTATTTCCCTGGGCTGCCCCAAGAACCTGATTGACTCTGAAATCATGATCGGCCACATGCAGAAGGCCGGCATGACCATGACTCCGGAACCTGAGCTGGCGGACGTGATGGTAGTCAACACCTGCGCTTTCATTGACCAGGCCAAGCAGGAAGCCATCGACGCCATTCTGGACGTCGTGCGCGCCCGGGAGAGCGGAGCTTATCCGGAAAACCAGAAGCTGATTGTAGCGGGCTGCCTGTCCCAGCGCTTCCAGAAGGAACTGCCCGCCCTGCTGCCGGAGGTGGACGCCTTCATCGGCCCGGACCAGGTCACCAAACTCCCGGAAATCATCACGAAGGTGATGGAGCGGACCGCTCCGGATAAAAATTTTATTGAAGGCAAGTGCAAGTATGTTCCGGACTGGGACACGCCGCGCTACCGCCTTACTCCCCCGCATACGGCCTACATCAAGATAGCGGAAGGCTGCAACCACGGTTGCGCCTACTGCATCATCCCGATGATCCGGGGACGCCACCGCAGCCGCTCCCAGCAGGACGTGGTGCGTGAAGCGGAAGCCCTCATCCGGTCCGGCGTGAAGGAAATCTGCCTCATTGCGCAGGACATTACCTACTACGGCATGGACAAATGGACGGATGCGCGCCCGAACCGCCGCAGCGCGGTGGACTCCTCCCGCGGGGAATCCCTGGCCTCCCTGATCCGCGCCCTGAACGCCATTGAAGGGGAATTCTGGATCAGGCTTCTTTACACCCACCCCGCCCACTGGAGCGACGAACTGACCGCCGCCATCGCGGAAAGCCCCAAGGTGGCCCGCTACGTGGACATCCCCCTTCAGCACATTTCCGGCAACATGCTCAGCGCCATGCAGCGCGTGACGGACGGGGACTACATCCGCAACCTCCTGCGGGACATCCGGAAGGCCGTTCCGGGAATCGCCATCCGCACCACCTTCATCACCGGATTCCCCGGAGAGACGGAGGACGACCATCAGGAATTGATGGAGTTCATTGAGGAGTTCCGCTTTGAACGGGCCGGCATCTTCACCTTCTCACGGGAGGAAGGCACGAAGGCCTACAAGATGCCGAACCAGGTGCACCACCGCACCAAGGCGCGCCGCTACAATGAAGCCACCATGCTCCTGACCCGCCTTGCCTCGGAAACGGGCCAGGAACAGATCGGCAGGAAAATCCGCGTGCTGGTGGACGCTCCCGGCGTTGCCAGAACGGAATGGGACGCCCCGGACATCGACGGCACCGTTTCCGTCCCCCTGACGCTGCCTGTCGGCGAATTCGCCACCGTCACCGTAACGGATGCCGTGGCGTATGAACTGACGGCGGAATAG
- a CDS encoding NfeD family protein — MKHIHLLLLALLALFAGSPFRAAAEESFRDRVVVIPVGEDSLTSKQSFGFMNRILKRAQEEQARAVVFDLNTPGGLAWETSEMMMKSIQPLTIPTYAYVNPKAMSAGALISAACDKIYMAPVSSIGAAGIITSSGEEMDPVMRKKAESAFWAFTRSVVTEKGYRPEVVKAMMIPSDQEQQFGPVKLEKGALLTLTGKEAATRLEDGRPLLAQGTATSVTDLLAQEKVDAPTVTAEPTAFERIGLWIAWASPILILLGIGGIYMEFKTPGFGIGGIVAIAAFALFFFGNNIAGNLAGYETAALLILGVVLLCVEFFVIPGTFIAAIAGGICIFLALFGGMISSWEWDHIIRNGQWDDVNTLAMVLGIPLLKLALGLTGGAILIAVLMKYLPDSVLMRRVTNATVSGGPAGEAVNIARVQVGDRGNAVTELKPNGKAMIHGEICEVFSRQGILIKGTPVRVVDIRPFDLVVVRDDSPSGD, encoded by the coding sequence ATGAAGCACATTCACCTTCTGTTGCTGGCTCTGCTGGCCCTGTTCGCCGGCTCCCCGTTCCGGGCGGCCGCGGAGGAATCCTTCCGCGACCGGGTAGTGGTCATTCCGGTGGGGGAGGACTCCCTGACCAGCAAGCAGAGCTTCGGCTTCATGAACCGCATCCTGAAGCGGGCGCAGGAGGAACAGGCGCGCGCCGTGGTGTTTGACCTGAACACGCCCGGCGGCCTGGCCTGGGAAACCAGCGAGATGATGATGAAAAGCATCCAGCCGCTGACCATCCCCACTTACGCCTACGTGAATCCCAAGGCCATGTCCGCCGGGGCGCTCATCTCCGCGGCGTGCGACAAGATTTACATGGCGCCCGTCTCCTCCATCGGCGCGGCGGGCATCATCACCTCCTCCGGGGAGGAGATGGACCCCGTCATGCGCAAGAAGGCGGAAAGCGCCTTCTGGGCCTTCACCCGCTCCGTGGTAACGGAAAAGGGCTACCGCCCGGAAGTAGTGAAGGCCATGATGATCCCCTCCGACCAGGAGCAGCAATTCGGCCCCGTCAAGCTGGAAAAAGGCGCGCTCCTGACCCTGACGGGCAAGGAGGCCGCCACGCGGCTGGAAGACGGCAGGCCCCTGCTGGCCCAGGGAACGGCCACCTCCGTCACGGACCTGCTGGCCCAGGAGAAGGTGGACGCCCCCACGGTCACGGCGGAACCCACCGCCTTTGAACGCATCGGCCTCTGGATTGCGTGGGCCTCCCCCATACTGATCCTGCTGGGAATCGGCGGCATCTACATGGAATTCAAGACGCCTGGGTTCGGCATCGGCGGCATCGTGGCCATTGCCGCGTTTGCCCTGTTCTTCTTCGGCAACAACATCGCTGGGAACCTGGCCGGGTATGAAACGGCGGCCCTGCTCATTCTGGGCGTGGTCCTGCTGTGCGTGGAATTCTTCGTCATCCCGGGCACCTTCATTGCGGCCATTGCGGGCGGTATCTGCATCTTCCTGGCCCTGTTCGGCGGCATGATCAGCTCCTGGGAATGGGACCACATCATCCGGAACGGACAGTGGGACGACGTCAACACGCTGGCGATGGTCCTGGGCATCCCCCTCCTGAAACTGGCCCTGGGCCTGACCGGGGGCGCCATCCTGATCGCCGTGCTGATGAAGTACCTGCCGGACTCCGTCCTGATGCGCCGCGTCACGAACGCCACGGTCAGCGGCGGCCCCGCCGGGGAAGCCGTCAACATTGCGCGCGTGCAGGTAGGCGACCGGGGGAACGCCGTCACGGAGCTGAAGCCCAACGGCAAGGCCATGATCCATGGCGAAATATGCGAGGTTTTCTCTCGACAAGGCATACTCATTAAGGGTACCCCTGTGCGCGTCGTGGACATCCGTCCGTTCGACCTCGTCGTCGTCAGGGACGACTCCCCCTCCGGGGACTGA